The genomic region GTCCACAGCCACAGGAAAGCTATGAAAGCAGTGTCCGCCTCGGCGTCCCGTTACGCGATGATCCACCGAGTTTTGCGCGACGCGATCGTCAACGGCACCGCGCGCCACGGGCTGGTCCTGCTCGAGGCGCCGCTGGCCGACTTGTTCGGTACCAGCCGCGTACCGGTGCGTAAGGCGCTGGACCTGCTGCATGCCGAAGGGCTGATTTGCCGTTTCAACGGCCGCGGTTACCTGATCAACCCCGACGGCCTGGCCATCGAGCCCCTGCGCCTGCCCTTGAGCCACGGACACCTGGGCCTGAACCATGAAGACGAGTTGGTAGACACCCGGCCGCTGGGCGAGCGAATTGTCGAGGAGATCGGCGCGGCGTTGTCTACCTGCATCGCCTTCGGTCATTACCGCCTGGACGAGCAAGCCGCCGCCGACCACTACGGCGTCAGCCGCGCCGTGGTGCGCGAAGCACTGATGCGCCTGCGCGACCGTGGCCTGGTGGAGAAAGAACCTTACTCCCAATGGCTCGCAGGGCCGCTGACTGCCCGTGAAGTCACCGAAGACTACGAATTGCGCGCTTGTTTGGAGCCCGAAGCCCTGCGCCAGAGTGCACCGGGCCTGGACCGCGTCATGCTCCAGGCCATGCTGCAGCGCGTGCTCGACGCCCAGGACAGCCCCCATTGCAGCCTGGAA from Pseudomonas synxantha harbors:
- a CDS encoding GntR family transcriptional regulator; protein product: MKAVSASASRYAMIHRVLRDAIVNGTARHGLVLLEAPLADLFGTSRVPVRKALDLLHAEGLICRFNGRGYLINPDGLAIEPLRLPLSHGHLGLNHEDELVDTRPLGERIVEEIGAALSTCIAFGHYRLDEQAAADHYGVSRAVVREALMRLRDRGLVEKEPYSQWLAGPLTAREVTEDYELRACLEPEALRQSAPGLDRVMLQAMLQRVLDAQDSPHCSLEAIEQIEQDLHQHCLAGLQNRKIAALIRQGQSPMIISRIFHRLLGIGADPAMLAEHRLILELLLHGAFDAAALNLREHLQRARQRMLQRLKVLSVLPEQPLPAYLHKIS